The Gordonia sp. KTR9 genome contains a region encoding:
- the sigK gene encoding ECF RNA polymerase sigma factor SigK — translation MKDTDLSALLARVATGDMDAFAQFYDATCDRVYGMTLRVLRDPGYSEEATQETFLAVWRNADAYDPASGSALSWILTLAHRRAVDRVRSESAATRRTVAYGIADTGREIDEVSESVERREIARLIHTGLETLTPLQRQAIELAYFHGLTYREVAEHLEVALPTVKSRIRDGLIRLRQTVPGRAA, via the coding sequence ATGAAAGACACCGATCTGAGCGCCCTCCTCGCCCGGGTGGCGACCGGCGACATGGACGCGTTCGCGCAGTTCTACGACGCAACCTGCGACCGCGTCTACGGAATGACGCTCCGCGTGCTGCGCGACCCGGGGTACAGCGAAGAGGCAACGCAGGAAACCTTCCTCGCGGTCTGGCGCAACGCCGATGCCTACGACCCCGCCTCCGGTTCGGCACTCTCCTGGATTCTGACGCTCGCGCACCGCCGCGCCGTCGACCGCGTCCGGTCGGAGTCCGCCGCGACCCGCCGCACCGTCGCCTACGGCATCGCCGACACCGGCCGCGAAATCGACGAGGTCAGCGAGTCGGTGGAGCGGCGCGAGATCGCCCGTCTCATCCACACCGGCCTGGAGACACTCACCCCGCTGCAGCGACAGGCGATCGAACTCGCCTACTTCCACGGACTCACCTACCGGGAGGTCGCCGAACACCTCGAGGTGGCCCTGCCGACCGTCAAGTCCCGGATTCGCGACGGCCTGATCCGGCTCCGGCAGACCGTCCCCGGTCGCGCCGCCTGA
- a CDS encoding NADP-dependent isocitrate dehydrogenase → MSAEQPTIIYTLTDEAPMLATHAFLPVVRTFAGAAGIAIETSDISVAARILAEFSDLLPDDQKVTDNLGELGKLTQASDTNIIKLPNISASVPQLLAAIKELQEKGYDLPDFPGNPKTDEERAIRDRYTKCLGSAVNPVLREGNSDRRAPKAVKEYARKHPHSMGEWSMASRTHVAHMREGDFYHGEKSMTVSGDRKVKMELLTDSGETLVLKPEVSLTDGDVIDSMFMSKKALIAFYEEQIEDAYKTGVMFSLHVKATMMRVSHPIVFGHAVKVFYREAFEKHGELFDELGVNVNNGLSDLYSKIESLPSAQREEIIDDLHKCHEHRPELAMVDSARGITNFHSPSDVIVDASMPAMIRAGGKMYGADGRLKDTKAVNPESTFSRIYQEMINFCKTNGQFDPTTMGTVPNVGLMAQKAEEYGSHDKTFEVPAGGTANITDLETGEVLLTQTVEEGDIWRLCIVKDAPIQDWIKLAVNRCRDSGMPVLFWLDPYRPHENELIKKVHKYLPDHDTEGLDIQIMSQVRAMRYTLERVVRGLDTISATGNILRDYLTDLFPILELGTSAKMLSIVPLMAGGGLYETGAGGSAPKHVKQLIEENHLRWDSLGEFLALAVSLEDVGKKFDDKRAVILAKALDTATGKLLENDKGPSRKTGELDNRGSQFYLALYWAQELAAQTEDSDLAKHFASLAETLAANEDKIVEELNSVQGEQVDIGGYYYPDWDKTAAVMRPSTTFNEALASAQR, encoded by the coding sequence ATGAGTGCCGAACAGCCGACCATCATCTATACGCTGACCGACGAGGCACCCATGCTCGCCACTCACGCGTTTCTGCCGGTGGTGCGTACGTTCGCCGGAGCGGCTGGGATCGCCATCGAGACGAGTGACATCTCGGTCGCGGCTCGCATCCTCGCCGAGTTCTCCGACCTCCTGCCCGACGACCAGAAGGTCACCGACAATCTCGGTGAGCTCGGCAAGCTGACACAGGCTTCCGACACGAACATCATCAAGCTCCCGAACATCAGCGCGTCGGTTCCCCAGCTCCTCGCCGCCATCAAGGAACTGCAGGAGAAGGGATACGACCTCCCCGACTTCCCCGGCAACCCGAAGACCGACGAAGAACGCGCGATCCGCGACCGGTACACCAAGTGCCTGGGCAGCGCGGTCAATCCCGTTCTGCGCGAGGGCAATTCCGATCGCCGCGCGCCCAAGGCGGTCAAGGAGTACGCCCGGAAGCACCCGCACAGCATGGGCGAGTGGTCGATGGCTTCGCGCACCCACGTCGCCCACATGCGTGAAGGCGATTTCTACCACGGCGAGAAGTCGATGACCGTCTCCGGAGACCGCAAGGTCAAGATGGAGTTGCTCACCGACTCGGGCGAGACCCTCGTCCTCAAGCCCGAGGTGTCGCTGACCGACGGTGACGTCATCGACAGCATGTTCATGAGCAAGAAGGCCCTGATCGCGTTCTACGAGGAGCAGATCGAGGACGCCTACAAGACCGGCGTGATGTTCTCGCTGCACGTCAAGGCCACCATGATGCGGGTCTCGCACCCCATCGTCTTCGGGCATGCGGTGAAGGTCTTCTACCGCGAGGCGTTCGAGAAGCACGGCGAACTCTTCGACGAGCTCGGCGTCAACGTCAACAACGGTCTGTCGGATCTCTACAGCAAGATCGAGTCGCTGCCCAGCGCGCAGCGCGAGGAGATCATCGACGACCTGCACAAGTGCCACGAGCATCGCCCCGAGCTGGCGATGGTCGACTCGGCCCGCGGCATCACCAACTTCCACTCCCCCAGCGACGTCATCGTCGACGCCTCGATGCCGGCCATGATCCGCGCCGGCGGCAAGATGTACGGCGCCGACGGACGGCTCAAGGACACCAAGGCCGTCAACCCGGAGTCGACCTTCTCCCGCATCTACCAGGAGATGATCAACTTCTGTAAGACCAACGGGCAGTTCGACCCCACCACGATGGGCACTGTCCCCAACGTCGGCCTGATGGCGCAGAAGGCCGAGGAGTACGGCTCACACGACAAGACCTTCGAGGTCCCCGCGGGCGGCACCGCCAACATCACCGATCTCGAGACCGGCGAGGTGCTGCTGACCCAGACCGTCGAAGAGGGTGACATCTGGCGTCTGTGCATCGTCAAGGACGCCCCGATCCAGGACTGGATCAAGCTGGCCGTCAACCGGTGCCGCGATTCCGGGATGCCGGTCCTCTTCTGGCTCGACCCATACCGCCCGCACGAGAACGAGCTGATCAAGAAGGTTCACAAGTACCTGCCCGACCACGACACCGAGGGCCTCGACATCCAGATCATGTCGCAGGTCCGCGCGATGCGGTACACCCTCGAGCGCGTCGTCCGCGGCCTGGACACCATCTCGGCCACAGGCAACATCTTGCGCGACTACCTCACCGACCTGTTCCCGATCCTGGAGCTGGGCACCAGCGCCAAGATGCTGTCCATCGTCCCGCTGATGGCCGGTGGCGGACTCTACGAGACCGGCGCGGGCGGCTCGGCACCCAAGCACGTCAAGCAGCTCATCGAGGAGAACCACCTCCGGTGGGACTCGCTCGGAGAGTTCCTCGCGCTCGCGGTGAGCCTGGAGGACGTGGGCAAGAAGTTCGACGACAAGCGCGCGGTCATCCTCGCGAAGGCCCTCGACACCGCCACCGGCAAGCTGCTCGAGAACGACAAGGGACCGTCGCGCAAGACCGGCGAACTCGACAACCGCGGCAGCCAGTTCTACCTGGCGCTCTACTGGGCACAGGAACTCGCCGCGCAGACCGAGGATTCCGACCTCGCGAAGCACTTCGCCTCGCTGGCCGAGACCCTCGCCGCCAACGAGGACAAGATCGTCGAGGAGCTCAACTCGGTGCAGGGTGAGCAGGTCGACATCGGTGGTTACTACTACCCCGACTGGGACAAGACCGCCGCCGTCATGCGTCCGAGCACGACGTTCAACGAGGCACTCGCGAGCGCCCAGCGCTGA
- a CDS encoding mycothiol-dependent nitroreductase Rv2466c family protein has translation MTDADVNFYFDPVCPFAWMTSKWVRKVQSQRDYTVDWRFISLRLLNAHVDYDAQFPPEYEAGHTAGLRLLRAAASIRGDHGRAAIGPLYEALGTRIFDAHTGSYTVDDTDFRGTADFLGPVLDELGLPAHHLNALDDTGFDAEIQAETDQALTLTGRDVGTPIIHFRPPDGVAFFGPVISRLPGDDEAITLWDHVIGLASFPGFAELKHSLREKPQLRAFGVTDDETGAEEDWHGGSRRLEK, from the coding sequence ATGACCGACGCCGACGTCAACTTCTACTTCGACCCCGTCTGCCCGTTCGCGTGGATGACGAGCAAATGGGTGCGAAAGGTGCAGTCCCAGCGCGACTACACGGTCGACTGGCGGTTCATCTCGTTACGCCTGCTGAATGCGCACGTCGACTACGACGCTCAGTTCCCACCGGAGTACGAGGCCGGACACACGGCCGGGTTACGACTGCTGCGGGCCGCGGCGAGCATCCGCGGCGACCACGGGCGAGCTGCCATCGGCCCGCTCTACGAGGCGCTGGGCACGCGGATCTTCGACGCACACACCGGTTCTTACACGGTCGACGACACCGACTTCCGCGGTACCGCGGACTTCCTCGGACCGGTCCTCGACGAGCTCGGGTTGCCCGCGCATCACCTGAACGCACTCGACGACACCGGCTTCGACGCCGAGATCCAGGCCGAGACCGATCAGGCCCTGACCTTGACCGGGCGCGACGTGGGTACGCCGATCATCCACTTCCGGCCACCGGACGGAGTTGCGTTCTTCGGGCCCGTGATCAGCCGCCTACCCGGCGACGACGAGGCGATCACGTTGTGGGATCACGTGATCGGACTGGCGAGTTTCCCCGGCTTCGCCGAGCTCAAGCACAGCCTGCGGGAGAAGCCACAGTTGCGTGCCTTCGGCGTGACCGATGACGAGACGGGCGCCGAGGAGGACTGGCACGGCGGGAGCCGACGCCTCGAGAAGTAG
- a CDS encoding SDR family NAD(P)-dependent oxidoreductase, with translation MSPDRRTTPDRRTALITGASAGIGKTFAAHLAAEGYDLMLVARRADRLDELSERLGREHGVRCEVFAGDLSDPATPGAIIEHAEEAGLGIDVLINNAGMSLSTKFAETPWEEVGGQLQLMLTSLTELSHRVAPGMKERQWGRIVNLSSITAMLPPAEGLLYSAIKSYVLLMSQSLDMELKPHGIHVTALCPGFTRSEFHDAMGAETRQTADRLPGVLWQDPEDVVAEGWNAVMKGDAVCVTGMVNKLATAAVRPIPPGIQYFLGRTLNPFK, from the coding sequence ATGTCACCAGATCGCCGCACGACACCAGACCGCCGCACAGCTCTGATCACCGGCGCCTCCGCGGGTATCGGCAAGACGTTCGCGGCGCACCTCGCCGCGGAGGGATACGACCTCATGCTGGTTGCGCGTCGAGCGGACCGGCTCGACGAGTTGTCCGAGCGACTGGGTCGAGAACACGGTGTCCGATGCGAGGTCTTCGCCGGGGACCTGTCCGACCCCGCGACACCGGGCGCGATCATCGAGCACGCCGAGGAGGCCGGGCTGGGCATCGATGTGCTGATCAACAACGCCGGGATGTCCCTCAGCACCAAGTTCGCCGAGACGCCGTGGGAGGAGGTGGGAGGCCAGCTGCAGTTGATGCTGACCTCATTGACCGAACTGTCCCATCGAGTGGCTCCGGGGATGAAGGAGCGGCAGTGGGGGCGGATCGTGAACCTGTCCTCCATCACGGCGATGTTGCCTCCCGCGGAGGGCCTGCTCTACAGCGCCATCAAGTCCTATGTACTGCTGATGTCCCAATCCCTGGACATGGAACTGAAGCCGCACGGTATCCACGTGACGGCGCTCTGTCCCGGATTCACCAGGAGCGAGTTCCACGATGCGATGGGCGCGGAGACCCGTCAGACCGCCGATCGATTGCCGGGTGTGCTGTGGCAAGACCCCGAAGACGTCGTGGCCGAAGGGTGGAACGCGGTGATGAAAGGCGACGCGGTGTGCGTGACGGGGATGGTGAACAAGCTGGCCACTGCGGCCGTGCGGCCCATTCCGCCGGGTATCCAGTACTTCCTCGGCCGGACGCTCAACCCGTTCAAGTAG
- a CDS encoding TetR/AcrR family transcriptional regulator, which translates to MTEATARRRRDPEERRRTIIEAAATLITEVGSDGLTHRLVARRAGVPLGSTTQYFATLDDLREAALGRLADDIDSGLAEVAETLDEHGPSAAVFAEALHEYMSDERLIRADLALVSAAVIDPSLRPLAVRWPDGLVEMLAPRVGHTAARAIAAYTDGVAMHALLYGTPLSIDDLTAALTALTGLTSPTDENRSR; encoded by the coding sequence ATGACGGAGGCCACGGCCCGCCGCCGCCGAGATCCCGAGGAACGCCGTCGGACGATCATCGAGGCCGCCGCCACCCTGATCACCGAGGTCGGCTCGGACGGTCTCACACACCGACTCGTCGCCCGACGTGCCGGCGTGCCACTCGGTTCGACGACGCAGTACTTCGCCACGCTCGACGATCTGCGCGAGGCAGCGCTCGGCCGCCTGGCCGATGACATCGACTCCGGACTTGCCGAGGTCGCGGAGACACTCGACGAACACGGGCCCTCGGCCGCGGTCTTCGCCGAGGCGCTCCACGAGTACATGTCCGACGAACGGCTGATCCGCGCCGACCTCGCACTCGTGTCGGCTGCGGTGATCGATCCCTCGCTGCGTCCGCTCGCGGTCCGCTGGCCCGACGGACTGGTCGAGATGCTGGCGCCCCGCGTCGGTCACACGGCCGCCCGCGCGATCGCCGCCTACACCGACGGGGTGGCGATGCACGCACTCCTCTACGGGACACCGCTGTCCATCGACGACCTGACCGCCGCCCTGACGGCCCTGACCGGGCTGACTTCGCCGACCGACGAGAACCGGAGCCGATGA